The nucleotide window TGTCTGCCTTTTCTGACACTCCCAAGCCTCTTGAGTTCCTTGATATTATTGAGGCAAGAAAGGAAGAGCGGAGCGTTGGGGAAATTAAAGGTGATGAGGCAGCTGGAGAGGGTTTGGCTACCAAAGAAAGCAATAATACAAGTGTCGAGTCCGACCCTAGAAGTAGGGAACATCCTCAGGCTTCCTTAGGGAAGGACGAAAACAGCGGTAGAGAACCAAGCAGTAAGGATGATAGCAAGGCAGCAGAGGATACAAAGGTATGCCTCCCTATTCTTCGTTGATGCTTGCCTTTGCATGAATTTGCTATTGTCATCTTTCCTTTTAAGCCTTTGAATATTTTGCTTAAGCTTGCATGTGCGTGTAGAAAGTAACTAAACTTCTTCTAACATGTttgctttgtgtttttgcatgTGCATGTATAAGCATGTTAATCTGTTTGAATTCTGCCTTGGATACCTCTTGCAAGCCGTGCTACTTTGCATCTTTGCTTGTTGATATGTTTCCTTACTTATGTGtgttttctttgctttctttGTAGGTGAAAGATGGTGCTGCAGAAGCTACAAAAAATGTTCAAGCCCCTAGTTGCGTTCTTCCCGAGCTTACAGTTTTTCCTGAAAAAGTTCTTTCCCCTGAAGATCGAACTTCGGTTGAAGAATGGGCATCATGGCATGAAGCCCTCGATAAGCTCAAGCATAGTATTACCAATGAAGCCAGGGTATTAAGTTTGATTGAGGAATTGATTCCTTTCGGCGAGGCTTTCTCTTCCCGGGTCGACTTTAGGGGAATGAATGTTCGTTTCGAACTAGTTGAGGTGTAAGTTCTTTAAGCGTGTTGGTGATACAGATGTGAGCTTGGTAGGCTTATCTCCCTTTATGCATAGGATGATATTCGAAGAACTCGAGCTTTTGCTTTATGATATGGAATACACTTCCCTATTGGAACTCACCGAGCATATACTCGTTTTCTTCACTCCACTTTTACTTTTAATTGTGATTTCCATTTGGACAACTAGTTTATTGTTTTTCGAACAATGGTTATGGGGCCGCTTTACTTTGTATTTTGCTTATTTGCCTTTGACTTCTTCCTTTGGCTTTGGATACTGATACTGATCTTCGCATAGTGCTTGCAATGACATTGGCTTTTTCTTACTTTGGGTACATGAGAATTTGCTGGATGAAATTATGTTTAGGTTTTGAGACACAGACTTGAGCTTCTACTTACTTGCCTGGGGGAAATAGCTGATCTTATCGCTTGGCACTTTGCCAGTGAGTTTCCCTGAGGAAAGATGGAAAATATGTCGCAGCTTCCGTAAGGAAGCAGAGCATGTCAGGAAAGCTTGACTTGCTAAGCATTAATTTGCATTGGTAGACTTAAGCTTAGCATTAATTTGCATTGATAAGCTTAGCATTGATTTACATCGATAGGCTTGGAATCGATTTGCATCGATATGCTTAGCATTGATTTGCATCGATAGGCTTAGCATTGATTTGCATCGACAGGCTTTGGCATATTGCATAAGTATAGCTTTTGAAAAAGCTTTAGTTGCTTGACTCAATGGTTTTGCATGGCGTGTTGGCTTGGTATATTACATAAGCATTGAACCATTGAGCAACTTGCATGGCATTTATAGGTTTGGCATGTTATATAAGTATAGCTTTAAGAAAAGCTTATGTTGCTTGACTCAATGGTTTTGCATGGCGTGTTGGCTTGGCATGTTGCATAAGCATTGAACCATTGAGCAGCTTTCATGGCATTGATAGGCTTGGCATGTTGCATACAGCTTTAGGAAAAGCTTAAGTTGCTTGACTCAATGGTTTTGCATGGCGTGTTGGCTTGGCATGTTGCATAAGCATTGAACCATTGAGCAGCTTGTATGGCATTGATAGGTTTGGCATGGGCTTTTATTATAGCCTTGACATGATTACTGCTTTAGCTTGTTTAGAAGAAATCCTTCTAGTTACCTTTGTCAATGTAAAAAAACAAATGTACCAAAGATTTTGACAAAATGCTTCttcatttcattaaaatttggGGTACATCAATTATTGCATGGCTTTACAAGGTCTCATAGAGTAAGCAAAATGATCATTGCATAGAATGAACTTGTTCTTCTAAAATAAGCATAAGCGTTTTAGCAATAATACTACTTTAGCCACTTTGCATTGATAGGCTTTGTTAACGTACCTTCCTTGACCGAGATCAAGTAGTAATAGCCACTCTGATAGGCTTCATTGATCACAAAAGGTCATTCCCAGTATGGGGCTAACTTCGAAAGTTCGAATATCTGCCTCCTTATATGCTTGGCTGTCCTGAGGACAAGATCTCTTTCCTTGAAGTTGTGTGGCTTGACTGCGAAGTTATAGGCTTTGGTAACGTGTTGGTGGTATAAGGCTGTTTTCCCAGTTGCTTCTGCCCTCTTTTCCTCGAGTAACTCAAGGTCTTTCCACCTCCAGCTTACACATGCTGCATCATCCAATTCCACATCGTTGAATGTTGAAACTCTTGTCGTGGGCATCATCATTTTCACAGGGGAAATAGCTTTGGACCCATACACCAAGGAGCAGGGAGAGAAACCTGTAACGTTCCTTGGGGACGTACGATAGGCCCATAGGACGTCTAGAAGATGTGTGCTCCAACCCCCAGCGTACTTGTGTACCATCTTGCTTAGGATTTTCAACAGTGACTTGTTTATGACTTTGGCTTGACCATTTCCCAAGGCATAGGCAGCATGGGGTGGTGGTGCTTGATCATGTATGCATTAAGTGTGGCACTTACTTATTTGTTCACAAAAGATGTGTCGTTGTCTCTTACTATTTTGTAAGGTAtaccaaatcggcaaatgatgcATTCCTTGATGAAATTGGATACTGCTACTCATGTTGTTGTCCTTAAAGGGATTGCCTTTACCTATTTTATAAAGTACTCAATGGTTATTAGGATCCATATGTGGCATTCGGAAGTTGGATTGATTATTCATATCAAATCAAGCCCCCAAGTATGGAATGGTCACGAAGTACGCATGTCCTGTAGTAGCGTTGGAGGCTTGTGGATTAAGTTTCCATGAACTTGGCATGCATGGCATCTTTTGACCATGTTATGCGTGTTTTCCCTCAtggttggccaatagtatcctaGGCTCAGTAATTGCTTGTGTAGTTTCTTTCTTCCTTGGTGCTTGCCGCACTCTACAGCTTGTACCTCATGCATGACTTGTGATGATTTGGATGGACCAAGGCATCTCAACGATTCCCCTTTGAATCCCTTTCAGTATAGAGTTGCCACATCCACGAAGTACCTCTTAGTTGTCTCTTTTAGCTTGCGTGTGTCTTTAACATTACTTGGCAGTGTTCCATCGATGAAGAATGTCAGGTATGGGGACCTCTAATCCTCAGTGATGGAAACTACAAATGCATCTTCTAGGgaaagtttgttttgttgcaTTTTGGACATTCGACTTGAATGCATGTGGTTTGTTGCTTTTGTCATAGTGTTGTATGATGCCAAAGTTATTTCCTTCACAACGAAGCTTCCTTGGACTTGGCTCAGGACCAAATTTGAATCCCCTACGACTCGTATTTTCCTTGTGCACATTTCTCTGGTTGTGGAAGGCCCATAATGAAAGCTTCGTACTTTGCTATGTTGTTTATGCATGGAAAGTTAAGCTTAAAGGATAAGGCAGTAGTTTGGCCCTCTGGATTGACAAGTACAACGCCAGCTCCTCCTCCTATGCTTATAGAAGAACCATTAAAATGCATGACCCATGGCTCTTCTTCCACAATGGCAGCAATTATCTCTAGTAGTGCACCAAGGACTTCCTTGGAGATGGTGGCCACTTCTTCAATGAATAATGCTAGCATGTCTGTCATAGCTTAGCCTTAATAGCCTTAGGCATCACACATATAATATCAAATTTGGAAAGTTGGAGTAACCAACGAGCCAAACGGCCAAATAGTATAGGTCTAGTGAGCAAGTAtgtcacagcccatcccgaGATTTTCTTATTAAGGACGTAAAAGGACAAAAGTACCCTTGACGTTACTAAGGTGTGTGTGTGATatgttttgaatatttcatatTTTCCTAAACTATTGCAAATATTATTTAAGTTGGATATAAAATTGGTATGTTGGAttgtttgtgtggttagggagcTAGGATGAAAATGGATGGTGAGGATTGTGTTGGACCacacaatcacacacacacactccctGCTCTCATTCTCTTCCCcgtgcctctctctctcctccttcacgactctctcactctctctcaccctcgaaCTGTACGGACAAGACCAAAACCCTTCAAAACTTCGTGGATCGAAGTGGAGATTAGCACCATCGTGTTCGTAAGTGTCCTACGAACTCAAAgataccattttcaggtaagaaatccttcgttttcacgttgaaaactcgaGGACCGAATGTGGCACTATTCATGCAATCATAATATGtcgattttcagggaattctaagcttgtagtgagcttagtgaggtcccaaggaagctcggagtgcttcgtttgaaggttttggacgtcgggatcactggTTCAactttggccggttttcttggaatttttctGGTGAGATTTCGtaatttttagagccttaaagtagtatagcgtgaaactacatgtttagggcttcattttgatataaaattcgaagaaaatggttgagaaatgaaggagaacaaggcatttgaaaattgcccagttttccggccaccaGAAAACTCAGTCCGGCGAGCTCGCGAGGAAGAAGACGCGCGTGGGCGCGAGTGTACCCATGCCTGCCTTG belongs to Malus sylvestris chromosome 17, drMalSylv7.2, whole genome shotgun sequence and includes:
- the LOC126611890 gene encoding uncharacterized protein LOC126611890; the protein is MVHKYAGGWSTHLLDVLWAYRTSPRNVTGFSPCSLVYGSKAISPVKMMMPTTRVSTFNDVELDDAACVSWRWKDLELLEEKRAEATGKTALYHQHVTKAYNFAVKPHNFKERDLVLRTAKHIRRQIFELSKLAPYWE